TCGATTGGCATTCAGCCAGATATTCTAGTGTGTCGCAGCGAAAGCCCTCTAAAAACGGGGATTAAAGAAAAAATCTCGGAATTTTGCGATGTACCCGTAGAATCAGTGGTAACTTCCAGAGATGCCAGTACGATTTACGAAGTACCATTAATTTTAGAACAGGAAGGTTTGGCGCAGCAGGTTTTAGAATTGTTGCACCTTGAAGCGCGTCAGCCGAATTTAGAAGACTGGCGCGGTTTAGTACAGAAAATGAATTCTCCTCGCACTCAAATTGAAGTTGCGATTGTTGGTAAGTACATCCAGCTTGGAGATGCTTACTTATCGGTTGTAGAAGCTTTGGAACACGCAGCGATCGCTGTAGAAGGTGACGTTCATTTACGCTGGGTCAGTGCCGAAGATCTTGAAATTCACGGCGCGGAGAAATATTTAAAAGATGTTAGCGGTATTATCGTTCCTGGCGGCTTTGGCATTCGTGGCGTAGATGGTAAAGTTGCTGCTATAGAATATGCTCGCCTCAATAAAATTCCTTTTTTAGGGCTTTGTCTGGGAATGCAGTGTTCGGCAATAGAATGGGCCCGTAATGTAGCCAATCTTCACGATGCTAATAGTTCCGAATTCGATCCCGAAAGTCCCAATCCAGTAATTAATATCCTACCCGAACAACAAGACGTAGTAGATTTGGGAGGAACCATGCGTTTGGGTATATATCCCTGTCGTTTAAAAATCGATACTCTCGCATCTTCTTTATACAAACAAGAAGTAGTATACGAACGTCATCGCCATCGTTATGAATTTAACAATGCCTATCGTCAACTGTTATTAGAAACTGGCTATGAAATTAGCGGTACTTCTCCCGATGGACGCTTGGTAGAAATTATCGAGTTACGCGATCATCCTTTCTTTCTGGCTACGCAGTTTCATCCCGAATTTCGTTCTCGTCCTAATGAACCCCACCCACTATTTTTGGGATTTGTTCGCACTGGACTTCACAAACACAATGAAGCTCAAAAACAACCCATAATGGCAAATAATGGCAAACATTCAACAATTGACAATGAACAGTGAACAATTTTCATTGACTAACCTTAAAGTCGCTCATCAAAATTTATTGCTAATTGCTCATTGAAAAGTTTAATGTTAAACGAGCTTTGCTCATTAATAAAATATGGCGATCGCGACAAACATAATCTTTGTTTATATCCTAAGAAAGAGTGCATAAGATTTATTTTTGCCAACACTGTAAATATAGATGCAGAGTTAAAGAATCAAT
This window of the Myxosarcina sp. GI1 genome carries:
- a CDS encoding CTP synthase, with amino-acid sequence MAKFVFITGGVVSSIGKGIVAASLGRLLKSRNYSVSILKLDPYINVDPGTMSPYQHGEVFVTDDGAETDLDLGHYERFTDTSMSRLNSVTTGSIYQAVINKERRGDYQGGTVQVIPHITNEIKERIHRVARNTGSDLVITEIGGTVGDIESLPFMEAIRQFRKDVGRNNVIYMHVTLIPWIKAAGEMKTKPTQHSVKELRSIGIQPDILVCRSESPLKTGIKEKISEFCDVPVESVVTSRDASTIYEVPLILEQEGLAQQVLELLHLEARQPNLEDWRGLVQKMNSPRTQIEVAIVGKYIQLGDAYLSVVEALEHAAIAVEGDVHLRWVSAEDLEIHGAEKYLKDVSGIIVPGGFGIRGVDGKVAAIEYARLNKIPFLGLCLGMQCSAIEWARNVANLHDANSSEFDPESPNPVINILPEQQDVVDLGGTMRLGIYPCRLKIDTLASSLYKQEVVYERHRHRYEFNNAYRQLLLETGYEISGTSPDGRLVEIIELRDHPFFLATQFHPEFRSRPNEPHPLFLGFVRTGLHKHNEAQKQPIMANNGKHSTIDNEQ